A portion of the Phycodurus eques isolate BA_2022a chromosome 3, UOR_Pequ_1.1, whole genome shotgun sequence genome contains these proteins:
- the vsig10 gene encoding V-set and immunoglobulin domain-containing protein 10 isoform X1: MMRRTLVAVCVFATVAVWASEDTSESPAESTVVTASPGDIVLLPCYSEGSVTPSHTRWLKDGGEVGSSEAAPTDGGVGPRLQVLGDGSLNFRRVAEGDEGVYRCQATLPGNMTWQARVKLQVASGPQNVSVSIVPSTMLSNGTLVTYRGSSVSFRCAAASYPSQQLTWSFAVASAAPGTPMASADGAPSLDFQMEDVRPEAQGIYNCAADNALTHAVAHASAQLLVYYVPARHPECSWLQSNDSTQVRLGCAWAGCYPDPGLRWTQERKRDPSGDGDWDRGGRVLASGVTSVLWVALNRSLLGGGQTLRCVAQHLALAAGREPTCAFTLEAPRPEVSPLAWAQEGGSVTLVCTEVTSVPPADTAWWRDVGSAALAPGPKYALSREGAAYSLTITNVSQDDRGAYFCRSENPLALRQAEVYLSVRASSDYTGAVIGVFIAALIVGLAAVVGKLLFANRHRVCLALLTFLSAVCFAGGPFGPSQGGGGDVLNLVESDEEQIFQAVARLPPITDVRQTTLVQIHRLPSGEQEGVGNENAREEAPDLVTL, encoded by the exons ATGATGAGGAGGACGTTGGTGGCCGTGTGTGTGTTCGCAACAG TTGCCGTTTGGGCGTCGGAGGACACGTCAGAGTCGCCGGCGGAGTCCACCGTCGTCACGGCTTCGCCCGGCGACATCGTCCTACTTCCGTGTTACTCGGAAGGCTCCGTGACGCCGTCCCACACGCGTTGGTTGAAGGACGGCGGCGAGGTGGGCTCCTCCGAGGCGGCGCCGACCGACGGCGGCGTCGGGCCGCGGCTGCAGGTGCTGGGGGACGGCAGCCTGAACTTCCGGAGGGTGGCGGAAGGAGACGAGGGCGTGTACCGGTGTCAAGCCACACTTCCGGGCAACATGACTTGGCAAGCGCGTGTCAAGCTCCAGGTGGCCA GCGGTCCACAGAACGTGTCGGTTTCCATCGTGCCGTCCACGATGTTGTCCAACGGGACGCTGGTCACGTACCGCGGCTCCAGCGTGTCCTTCCGCTGCGCCGCCGCCTCGTACCCGTCACAGCAGCTCACGTGGAGCTTCGCCGTGGCGTCCGCCGCCCCCGGGACGCCGATGGCCTCCGCCGACGGCGCGCCCTCGCTGGACTTCCAGATGGAGGACGTGCGGCCCGAGGCGCAGGGCATCTACAACTGCGCCGCCGACAACGCGCTGACGCACGCTGTCGCCCACGCCAGCGCTCAGCTGCTCGTCTACT ACGTTCCCGCCAGACACCCAGAGTGCTCGTGGCTTCAGTCCAACGACTCGACGCAGGTGCGCCTGGGCTGCGCCTGGGCCGGATGCTACCCGGACCCGGGCCTCAGATGGACCCAGGAGCGGAAGCGGGACCCGAGCGGGGACGGCGACTGGGACCGGGGAGGTCGCGTGCTGGCCTCGGGGGTGACGTCCGTCCTGTGGGTGGCGCTCAACCGCTCGCTGCTGGGTGGCGGGCAGACGCTCCGGTGTGTCGCGCAGCACTTGGCGCTGGCCGCCGGGCGGGAGCCCACTTGTGCTTTTACACTCG AAGCGCCGCGCCCTGAGGTTTCCCCACTGGCGTGGGCGCAGGAGGGCGGCAGCGTGACGCTGGTGTGCACCGAGGTGACGTCCGTGCCACCGGCCGACACCGCCTGGTGGCGAGATGTGGGCTCGGCGGCGCTGGCGCCCGGCCCCAAGTACGCCCTGAGCCGGGAAGGTGCCGCCTACAGTCTGACCATCACCAACGTCAGCCAGGACGACCGCGGCGCCTACTTCTGCCGCAGCGAGAACCCGCTGGCGCTGCGCCAGGCCGAGGTGTACCTCAGCGTCAGGG CGTCCTCGGACTACACAGGCGCCGTCATCGGCGTGTTCATCGCCGCGCTCATCGTGGGCCTGGCCGCCGTCGTGGGCAAGCTGCTGTTCGCCAACAGACACCGCGTCTGCCTGG CTTTGCTGACCTTCCTTTCTGCTGTTTGTTTTGCAGGAGGACCTTTCGG GCCCTCTCAGGGCGGCGGAGGCGACGTTCTGAATCTGGTGGAATCTGATGAAGAGCAGATCTTCCAGGCCGTTGCGCGCCTCCCCCCAATAACGGACGTGCGTCAGACCACGCTGGTCCAGATCCACCGCCTCCCGTCCG GTGAGCAGGAGGGTGTGGGAAATGAAAACGCCAGGGAGGAAGCGCCGGACCTGGTGACCCTCTGA
- the rfc5 gene encoding replication factor C subunit 5 isoform X2 gives MVLELNASDDRGIDVVRGPVLSFSSTRSIFKKGFKLVILDEADAMTQDAQNALRRVMEKYTENARFCLICNYLSKIIPALQSRCTRFRFGPLSPDQMIPRLRHVVRRESIDITPDGMKALVTLSAGDMRRSLNILQSTSMAYGRVSEDTVYTCTGHPLRSDIANILDWSLNKDFNTAYKQILELKTLKGLALQDILTEVHLLIHRVDFPSSVRMGLLIRLADVEHRLASGTNEKIQLSSMVAAFQSVRDLVVGEAR, from the exons ATGGTTCTGGAG CTCAACGCGTCTGACGACCGAGGCATCGATGTCGTGCGGGGACCCGTCCTGAGCTTTTCCAGCACCAGAAGCATCTTCAA GAAAGGCTTCAAGTTGGTGATACTGGACGAGGCCGACGCCATGACCCAGGACGCCCAGAATGCGCTGCGGCGAG TGATGGAGAAATACACCGAGAACGCTCGCTTCTGCCTGATCTGCAACTACCTGTCGAAAATCATCCCGGCGCTGCAGTCTCGCTGCACCCGCTTCCGCTTCGGACCGCTGTCGCCGGACCAGATGATACCCAGACTGCGGCACGTCGTCCGGCGGGAGAG CATCGACATAACTCCAGACGGGATGAAGGCGCTGGTCACGTTGTCGGCGGGCGACATGCGAAGATCGCTCAACATCCTGCAG agCACCAGCATGGCGTACGGCCGCGTGAGCGAGGACACGGTGTACACGTGCACGGGGCACCCGCTACGCTCAGACATCGCCAACATCCTCGACTGGTCGCTCAATAAAGACTTCAACACTGCCTACAAGC AAATCTTGGAGCTGAAGACGTTGAAAGGTTTGGCGCTGCAAGACATCCTCACCGAAGTGCACCTGCTCATCCACAGAG TGGACTTCCCGTCTTCGGTCCGGATGGGTCTGCTCATCAGGCTGGCCGACGTGGA GCACCGGCTGGCGTCGGGCACCAACGAGAAGATCCAGCTGAGCTCCATGGTGGCGGCGTTCCAGTCCGTCCGCGACCTGGTGGTCGGCGAGGCCCGGTGA
- the vsig10 gene encoding V-set and immunoglobulin domain-containing protein 10 isoform X2: MMRRTLVAVCVFATVAVWASEDTSESPAESTVVTASPGDIVLLPCYSEGSVTPSHTRWLKDGGEVGSSEAAPTDGGVGPRLQVLGDGSLNFRRVAEGDEGVYRCQATLPGNMTWQARVKLQVASGPQNVSVSIVPSTMLSNGTLVTYRGSSVSFRCAAASYPSQQLTWSFAVASAAPGTPMASADGAPSLDFQMEDVRPEAQGIYNCAADNALTHAVAHASAQLLVYYVPARHPECSWLQSNDSTQVRLGCAWAGCYPDPGLRWTQERKRDPSGDGDWDRGGRVLASGVTSVLWVALNRSLLGGGQTLRCVAQHLALAAGREPTCAFTLEAPRPEVSPLAWAQEGGSVTLVCTEVTSVPPADTAWWRDVGSAALAPGPKYALSREGAAYSLTITNVSQDDRGAYFCRSENPLALRQAEVYLSVRASSDYTGAVIGVFIAALIVGLAAVVGKLLFANRHRVCLGGPFGPSQGGGGDVLNLVESDEEQIFQAVARLPPITDVRQTTLVQIHRLPSGEQEGVGNENAREEAPDLVTL; this comes from the exons ATGATGAGGAGGACGTTGGTGGCCGTGTGTGTGTTCGCAACAG TTGCCGTTTGGGCGTCGGAGGACACGTCAGAGTCGCCGGCGGAGTCCACCGTCGTCACGGCTTCGCCCGGCGACATCGTCCTACTTCCGTGTTACTCGGAAGGCTCCGTGACGCCGTCCCACACGCGTTGGTTGAAGGACGGCGGCGAGGTGGGCTCCTCCGAGGCGGCGCCGACCGACGGCGGCGTCGGGCCGCGGCTGCAGGTGCTGGGGGACGGCAGCCTGAACTTCCGGAGGGTGGCGGAAGGAGACGAGGGCGTGTACCGGTGTCAAGCCACACTTCCGGGCAACATGACTTGGCAAGCGCGTGTCAAGCTCCAGGTGGCCA GCGGTCCACAGAACGTGTCGGTTTCCATCGTGCCGTCCACGATGTTGTCCAACGGGACGCTGGTCACGTACCGCGGCTCCAGCGTGTCCTTCCGCTGCGCCGCCGCCTCGTACCCGTCACAGCAGCTCACGTGGAGCTTCGCCGTGGCGTCCGCCGCCCCCGGGACGCCGATGGCCTCCGCCGACGGCGCGCCCTCGCTGGACTTCCAGATGGAGGACGTGCGGCCCGAGGCGCAGGGCATCTACAACTGCGCCGCCGACAACGCGCTGACGCACGCTGTCGCCCACGCCAGCGCTCAGCTGCTCGTCTACT ACGTTCCCGCCAGACACCCAGAGTGCTCGTGGCTTCAGTCCAACGACTCGACGCAGGTGCGCCTGGGCTGCGCCTGGGCCGGATGCTACCCGGACCCGGGCCTCAGATGGACCCAGGAGCGGAAGCGGGACCCGAGCGGGGACGGCGACTGGGACCGGGGAGGTCGCGTGCTGGCCTCGGGGGTGACGTCCGTCCTGTGGGTGGCGCTCAACCGCTCGCTGCTGGGTGGCGGGCAGACGCTCCGGTGTGTCGCGCAGCACTTGGCGCTGGCCGCCGGGCGGGAGCCCACTTGTGCTTTTACACTCG AAGCGCCGCGCCCTGAGGTTTCCCCACTGGCGTGGGCGCAGGAGGGCGGCAGCGTGACGCTGGTGTGCACCGAGGTGACGTCCGTGCCACCGGCCGACACCGCCTGGTGGCGAGATGTGGGCTCGGCGGCGCTGGCGCCCGGCCCCAAGTACGCCCTGAGCCGGGAAGGTGCCGCCTACAGTCTGACCATCACCAACGTCAGCCAGGACGACCGCGGCGCCTACTTCTGCCGCAGCGAGAACCCGCTGGCGCTGCGCCAGGCCGAGGTGTACCTCAGCGTCAGGG CGTCCTCGGACTACACAGGCGCCGTCATCGGCGTGTTCATCGCCGCGCTCATCGTGGGCCTGGCCGCCGTCGTGGGCAAGCTGCTGTTCGCCAACAGACACCGCGTCTGCCTGG GAGGACCTTTCGG GCCCTCTCAGGGCGGCGGAGGCGACGTTCTGAATCTGGTGGAATCTGATGAAGAGCAGATCTTCCAGGCCGTTGCGCGCCTCCCCCCAATAACGGACGTGCGTCAGACCACGCTGGTCCAGATCCACCGCCTCCCGTCCG GTGAGCAGGAGGGTGTGGGAAATGAAAACGCCAGGGAGGAAGCGCCGGACCTGGTGACCCTCTGA
- the wsb2 gene encoding WD repeat and SOCS box-containing protein 2, whose protein sequence is MCSTEENAAEVQSTSADPALILELKTRRPPSLEGRPGCETWSVDFSPDGAWFAWSMGHGIVWVVAWPLDSQEGQRGEVDRADKSFSCGHPVWGLAFGPRAPKAEKPPSKGNDNNGDALLLATGLENGVIKMWNVLTGVSVLELQGHEGVVRNLIFPPNGTLTLVSSSRDKTLRVWDLAHKGKKVQVLSGHKDWISCCCVSSDCSMMATVGRFDRMVCLWSLRSYTYIRNLTGGAHKTLYLLSACDFSPDGALLATAGFSGASWWIDLWDPYTAQKLATLTGYFEEYGQNQISSIQFSPNGLHLAIVTDDRALGIWEPGKSALSMQTKTDRDSNGLCCKYHPQGGVIATGTRDGHVRFWRAPQAVPGLRHLCRAALRHSVSTHQVEPLPLPKRILEFLTYRDISSHVSPHSH, encoded by the exons ATGTGCTCCACCGAAGAAAACGCGGCGGAGGTCCAGTCGACGT CCGCCGACCCGGCGCTCATCCTGGAGCTGAAGACCCGGCGACCGCCGTCCCTGGAAGGCCGGCCCGGCTGCGAGACGTGGAGCGTGGACTTCTCCCCCGACGGAGCCTGGTTCGCCTGGTCCATGGGCCACGGCATCGTGTGGGTGGTCGCCTGGCCCCTCGACTCGCA AGAAGGTCAGCGCGGCGAGGTGGACCGAGCGGACAAGAGCTTCAGTTGCGGCCACCCGGTTTGGGGTCTGGCCTTCGGACCCCGGGCCCCAAAGGCAGAGAAACCGCCGTCGAAAGGGAACGACAACAACGGCGACGCTCTACTCCTGGCCACGGGCTTGGAAAACGGCGTCATCAAAATGTGGAACGTTCTCACGG GCGTGTCCGTGCTGGAGCTTCAGGGCCACGAGGGCGTGGTGCGGAACCTGATCTTCCCCCCGAACGGGACGCTGACGCTCGTGTCGTCTTCCCGCGACAAGACGCTCAGGGTCTGGGACCTGGCGCACAAag GCAAGAAGGTCCAGGTGCTGTCCGGCCACAAAGACTGGATCAGCTGCTGCTGCGTGTCGTCTGACTGCAGCATGATGGCCACCGTGGGGCGCTTCGACAGG ATGGTGTGCCTGTGGAGCCTGCGCTCGTACACGTACATCCGCAACCTGACGGGCGGCGCCCACAAGACGCTCTACCTGCTGTCGGCGTGCGACTTCTCCCCGGACGGCGCGCTGCTCGCCACGGCCGGCTTCAGCGGGGCCAGCTGGTGGATCGACCTGTGGGACCCGTATACCGCGCAGAAGCTCGCCACGCTCAC AGGCTACTTTGAGGAGTACGGCCAAAACCAGATCTCGTCGATTCAGTTCTCCCCCAACGGCTTGCACCTGGCCATTGTGACGGACGACAG GGCTCTCGGCATTTGGGAGCCCGGAAAGTCGGCCCTGAGCATGCAGACCAAAACCGACCGGGACTCCAACGGCCTGTGCTGCAAGTACCATCCACAAGGGGGAGTCATCGCCACCGG AACCCGCGACGGCCACGTGAGATTCTGGCGCGCGCCGCAAGCCGTGCCGGGCCTGCGCCACCTGTGCCGCGCCGCCCTGCGCCACTCGGTGTCCACGCACCAGGTGGAGCCGCTGCCGCTGCCCAAGCGCATCCTGGAGTTCCTCACCTACCGCGACATCTCTTCGCACGTTTCCCCACACTCGCATTGA
- the rfc5 gene encoding replication factor C subunit 5 isoform X1 translates to MTQGRFFRVRVARVKPKLEPRSQACACVPLTFVCKKYAMASTAKAPPQAINLPWVEKYRPQKLDDLISHQDILGTVQKFVSEGRLPHLLFYGPPGTGKTSAILACAKQLYKDREFNSMVLELNASDDRGIDVVRGPVLSFSSTRSIFKKGFKLVILDEADAMTQDAQNALRRVMEKYTENARFCLICNYLSKIIPALQSRCTRFRFGPLSPDQMIPRLRHVVRRESIDITPDGMKALVTLSAGDMRRSLNILQSTSMAYGRVSEDTVYTCTGHPLRSDIANILDWSLNKDFNTAYKQILELKTLKGLALQDILTEVHLLIHRVDFPSSVRMGLLIRLADVEHRLASGTNEKIQLSSMVAAFQSVRDLVVGEAR, encoded by the exons ATGACGCAAGGGCGCTTCTTCCGGGTTCGGGTCGCGCGCGTAAAGCCCAAGTTGGAGCCCCGCAGTCAGGCTTGTGCTTGTGTCCCGCTGACGTTTGTGTGCAAGAAATACGCGATGGCCTCCACCGCAAAAGCACCGCCGCAGGCCATAAACTTACCCTG GGTTGAAAAATACCGACCGCAGAAACTAGACGACCTGATCTCACACCAAGACATTCTCGGCACCG TCCAGAAATTCGTCAGCGAGGGCCGACTGCCGCACCTGCTCTTCTACGGGCCGCCCGGAACCGGCAAGACTTCCGCCATCTTGGCCTGCGCCAAGCAGCTGTACAAGGACAGGGAGTTCAACTCCATGGTTCTGGAG CTCAACGCGTCTGACGACCGAGGCATCGATGTCGTGCGGGGACCCGTCCTGAGCTTTTCCAGCACCAGAAGCATCTTCAA GAAAGGCTTCAAGTTGGTGATACTGGACGAGGCCGACGCCATGACCCAGGACGCCCAGAATGCGCTGCGGCGAG TGATGGAGAAATACACCGAGAACGCTCGCTTCTGCCTGATCTGCAACTACCTGTCGAAAATCATCCCGGCGCTGCAGTCTCGCTGCACCCGCTTCCGCTTCGGACCGCTGTCGCCGGACCAGATGATACCCAGACTGCGGCACGTCGTCCGGCGGGAGAG CATCGACATAACTCCAGACGGGATGAAGGCGCTGGTCACGTTGTCGGCGGGCGACATGCGAAGATCGCTCAACATCCTGCAG agCACCAGCATGGCGTACGGCCGCGTGAGCGAGGACACGGTGTACACGTGCACGGGGCACCCGCTACGCTCAGACATCGCCAACATCCTCGACTGGTCGCTCAATAAAGACTTCAACACTGCCTACAAGC AAATCTTGGAGCTGAAGACGTTGAAAGGTTTGGCGCTGCAAGACATCCTCACCGAAGTGCACCTGCTCATCCACAGAG TGGACTTCCCGTCTTCGGTCCGGATGGGTCTGCTCATCAGGCTGGCCGACGTGGA GCACCGGCTGGCGTCGGGCACCAACGAGAAGATCCAGCTGAGCTCCATGGTGGCGGCGTTCCAGTCCGTCCGCGACCTGGTGGTCGGCGAGGCCCGGTGA